One Oryza brachyantha chromosome 3, ObraRS2, whole genome shotgun sequence DNA segment encodes these proteins:
- the LOC102705054 gene encoding spidroin-2, translated as MNYSGGDRSSSSSRPTTTSFDSYKFDFGGVNSSRPLRDQRPGATAAAGNAYAKPGGVASGNTWSHQPAKTTSWTHQPSPAAAAATGSGPTSMVGDIFGRSWSSAAPSSGLGIPQANNPGLFSDLLGSALGSSSRAQSNAPLRSAAPQTSKPANPNPSTNSSPFSMGGMASTLLKTTGAPMASGGGYGVGGRPMKPAGMASAAATQPIGQKKDPFGSIDPFAAKPGSMNAAKKDNSVKPDQGFGAFQSMNSGGDAGFSGFQSADAGFGTFQSSGATKPSSFTPPPAPAPAPAPAAASVNSGVDHLDSLFASSTAAPTAASNGGGGGDMFGEMDGWVDVEADFGTGDSGGTTTELEGLPPPPSGLTASGAKAKGMDNYKGGQYADAIKWLSWAVVLIEKSGKDADIVEVLSSRASSYKEVGEYKKAIADCSKVLEKDKENVSVLVQRALLYESSEKYRLGADDLRLVLKIDPGNRLARSMIHRLNKMAD; from the exons ATGAACTACTCCGGCGGCgaccgctcctcctcctcctcccgccccaccaccacctccttcgACTCCTACAAGTTCGACTTCGGCGGGGTCAACTCGTCCCGCCCCCTCCGCGACCAGAGGCCGGGggcgacggccgccgcggggAACGCCTACGCGAAGCCGGGAGGCGTGGCTTCCGGGAACACGTGGTCGCACCAGCCCGCCAAGACGACGTCGTGGACGCACCAGccgtcccccgccgccgcggcggcgaccggatCCGGGCCCACGTCCATGGTCGGCGACATCTTCGGCCGGAGCtggtcctccgccgcgccctcgTCCGGCCTCGGCATCCCGCAGGCGAACAACCCAGGCCTCTTCAGCGACCTCCTTGGCTCCGCGCTCGGGTCGTCCTCCCGCGCCCAGTCGAACGCGCCGCTCAGATCTGCGGCGCCGCAGACCTCCAAGCCGGCCAATCCCAACCCTAGCACCAACAGTTCCCCTTTCTCTATGGGCGGCATGGCGAGCACGCTCCTGAAGACGACCGGGGCGCCCATGGCCTCCGGTGGCGGGTACGGTGTTGGTGGCCGTCCAATGAAGCCGGCAGGCATGGCATCGGCGGCCGCGACGCAGCCTATAGGGCAGAAGAAGGATCCGTTCGGTTCAATAGATCCCTTCGCGGCGAAGCCTGGTTCCATGAATGCTGCGAAGAAGGATAATTCCGTCAAGCCAGATCAAGGTTTTGGGGCGTTCCAGAGCATGAATTCGGGTGGAGATGCAGGATTCAGTGGCTTCCAGAGCGCTGATGCTGGATTTGGTACTTTCCAGAGTTCCGGTGCCACGAAACCTTCCAGCTTTACTCCTCCACCGGCACCGGCTCCAGCGCCTGCCCCTGCAGCTGCTTCAGTGAACTCCGGTGTAGATCACTTGGACTCGCTGTTTGCTTCGTCAACAGCTGCTCCGACTGCAGCGAGTAacggtggtggcggaggtgACATGTTTGGTGAGATGGATGGTTGGGTGGATGTGGAGGCAGATTTTGGTACTGGTGACAGCGGTGGCACAACCACAGAGCTCGAGGGGCTCCCACCGCCACCGTCTGGGTTGACAGCATCTGGTGCTAAGGCCAAAGGGATGGATAATTACAAGGGCGGGCAGTATGCTGATGCTATCAAGTGGCTGTCATGGGCTGTTGTACTCATTGAGAAGTCTGGGAAGGATGCTGACATTGTAGAGGTGTTGTCATCACGGGCTTCATCTTACAAGGAGGTTGGCGAGTACAAGAAGGCAATTGCCGACTGTTCAAAG GTACTAGAAAAGGATAAGGAAAATGTCTCCGTTCTTGTGCAGCGTGCTCTCCTATACGAGAGCTCTGAAAAATACAGGCTTGGGGCAGATGACCTGCGTTTGGTTCTGAAAATTGATCCCGGGAATAGGCTTGCCAGGAGTATGATCCATCGTCTGAACAAGATGGCTGACTAG